The following DNA comes from Eleginops maclovinus isolate JMC-PN-2008 ecotype Puerto Natales chromosome 8, JC_Emac_rtc_rv5, whole genome shotgun sequence.
TTGTGTTTCcaaatgttggtttttgttAGAGTCAGCTCTGTCTGCTGGCGTACGATACCAGGAGGGATTGAATATAAATGGATTTATTCTGTAAAACCAAGGAGGATTAAAGAAAGGATCGTAGCTTCGATTAAAACTGTTCGGTTAATATCAGCAGTGGCTTCAACAAACAAGACTGCAAACTGTTTGTCAGTTGCACCAGCTGCCCTTTTAACAAGGAAACTGTGTGGAAGTGCTAGTTAGACATGGCTCCATTAGGCTGAAATTAATCGTGTAGATGTTATTACTAACACATGTGTTTCTCCTACTATTACAAATCAACATGTCTAATTTGAGATCAAATCGATTGATGTCATAGATTTTAATACGTTTAACTTTTGGactgtttatttgtgtatattttaaagacTGAACGATTAATGGATGAATCTGGCTAAATTAATTAACCAACCATATATATCTTTTTCCTTTAATTCTTGCCTTTAATGTCTTATTTCTTagttttcatttagttttaataataaaatagaattaaaaaatatggaaataatCCTTCATTTCTACCTTAGACATATTAAACTCTTCTtctcatgtttttaaatgagatgATGAGACctctattacatttttgtaaaccGCATTGTTGCTGAGACCCTCCCAAATATTATCGAGGCTCAGAGCAAACCAGACAGTTTTCTTTTGTCAGCCAAGCTGCTCATGAATCACCGTCATGATCCCACCATGAACTCCTGCCCTCTGGAAGACGACATGATGTCACAtccagtgtttttatttaatttaatatatgcAGACAATATATGCCCGGGTCATCTCGCCTGAGGAGTTTAGGTCGGTTGAGTCAGTGTTTTTGAGTTTTGGGCTTGACCAATTTACATTTCTATACATCTTCAATAGATTATGTTTACAGACTTTTATCTGGCAAATCCTAGCAGTGGTATTAGGTCAGTTTTCTGCCATATTTGTCAAATTGTTAGAGTCAGGTTGATGCGTTCCTTAAATGTGAGTCGCTGCTCACACAGACAGCAGTCCTCCCCCTCCTGTCTCAAAACGTTAAATAAGTTCTGTCTCCCCCTCACCATTATACCGTCTCTAAATGTCTCCCTCCCTGTAGGTTTCTCAGACCTTCACGGAGCCGCTGTCCTGGATCTGTCAACCGTTCACAGCTCAGTTCGAGTCCTCTCCCTGCCTCGGATCTCTGAATGCCACGCTGTCACTGTGAacgctcttcttcttcctcacaCCTCCAGCCTTCACAGGACTGCTACTACAGGGTCTTTTTGTGGTATTTAATCTGGATAGCTCTTCTAATTTGAAGAGCAAAAGCAAGCCTTGTGACATAATAGATGATATATACGCTGAGTGTGTTCCCTTTGCATGCAGAGATCTACAGTCTCGGGGCCTCACAGCCTTCATCAACACTTTATATAACATGCAGAGGAGCTAAAGGAGTCCTGTCTGACTGTGTGGATAAGGAGCAGTGAAGTGTGGATGATGCATTGTGCACATCCCGGGGACTTCTCGCCCGCCGGCTGTGCTGCCTGCCGAGGGCCTGTGACGTTAAGAGTCCTCGGTTACATCACTGCGAGCTGCAAAATGTATCTTTAAAGAGAGGAGAGGCGAAGTGGATCTTTCAGCTCCTTCATATCTATTTCAAGCACTGATAGGTATTCACCTAAACGCACAGTTTAACACGCTTTAAAGGGAGAGCTGGGATATTTCAAAGTGGGGTAACATGAGGTACTCCAACATCAGTTAAGTGGATGCTATATTTAGAATGTTTTCACCACCTTTCCTCGCCTCAGGCAGGGCTTCCAGATGAGGCACTGAAACCAATATCAGTTCTCTCTTTAAAGCAACCAGACAAAACTGAAATTGTGCCCTAAAGAGACACGAGTTGCCTTGATTGGATAGTTTGTGTTACTGTGGATCCAAATGAATGTCCGCAGCAGTGCATTGCCTAGCTTCAGGTACTCCTGTGTGCTTCTTAAATGGAGGTGTGCCAATTGCATGAATACACTGACTATGGATACTGTACAGTTATATGTCGCAATGTCTTGATGCAGAAGCCATTATCAGTCGTTTTatgaaggaaaatgttttaagaaGGGGCTTACATAGGGCTTTACGAAACAAACATCCCCCAAACAAGTGAAGCTCAGATTTGAATCCATAAGAAATTTACTGGGAAgcttcagaataaaagtaaaatgtctgGCCTTCAATTTCTTGAaaatacccttgttgttaaagTAGAGGCTGTGTCTGAAATCAGTTCCCACTATTTTACCGTCCGCCATTTCATTTGATTGTCGGTATTCTCTCTGTGAATTTCATACACTACTGCCCCCCGAATATTCCTTCAGCAGAACAAGGTTATTACAGTTCATGGcatgtctgtctttctgctcACAATCCTAAACTGAAATGCAATTTTTAGAAGGAAAACATTAGTCAAGTGACACTTCCCCTGCCAGTGATGATGCAAAGAGGAAAATAGAATATATAAAGGAAGTTCTTCCCTGGATAATGGATTTTATCCAGCTTATGATTCGCTACCTGGATCATCTGGGGTATTTAGATTTTGAGTTTATAATATCTGCTTGCACAATGGAGTGATTTTTGGAAACTGCCCCCCACAGAAACCCCGTCCTTCCTGTAGGATGACACATAATGAAGGGCAGCTGTCTCTCACCCGGACTCTGCTCATGGCCTCCTGAGCCTGCTGCATGCGGGCGCTCTTGGTGGGCGTCCTCTCCGACAGCAGGTGGGTGCAGCCCAGGTAGGTCGCTGCAAAGATGATGCCGTCGATCAGGTCGTCTGGGTCGCACGGCCCCGGGACTGCATGAACAAAAGCACTCGTGAGGCACATGCATAAACATACAAGCAGAACACACAAACCTGCAGATTAAAGAGGGAAAATATGACTCTGGACTTACAACCACAAACATCTACAGTAGTTTATTATCCACTCACCGTCCACAAACGTTGGAAATGAAGGAAGAGATCTGCGCAGCTGGAGgcagaaaaaggaaacacttcATCACCGTGCTTTATCTCCTCTCACATACTGCAGCTCTCCTAACTCATTTACATTCTGCGAGACTTCTACTGCTGTCAGCCATGAAGCTGCTGGCGGatgaacactttataaaagaCGCCCGCCTTTGCAGGATTCATCATCCATGTTGCCATGGATTCAGTGAGTAGAGCAGTGGTTCACCAGGGTTTCAAGCCTGGATTGGATTACATTTTCTCAGCAACGTTGTGAAATAACACCAGGAAATAAATAAGCTAAAAAAATGAACGTGactattttcacattatgctattttatacttttactccaccacatgTATTCTGCATATTGAGTTACTacttactttgcagatttaggtcaatagaaatgataaatcaacaaatacattatcaAAAATTAGGTTATTTTGAGAATCGGAAGCTTTTGTCGAATGTGTTCATTTGCAAAGGTAATTATATTCTTGGTTTGCACTTTAAACTGATTTGTAGGTAAGATAAACAGTAGTGAATAAAGTCCTTCAAATAAACCCCACCTTCACCAAGTGCAACAGGAATACACCAATAATTAGAATAGTCAATGTAAATGTGCCTCTCTGCAtaaagagtacttttacttttggggACTTGAAGTATATTGTGTCTGTACTTCCTTTACTTTGTTTCGGactattttgaatgcaggatttttacactgtagtattgctacttctGCCACCTCTGGTAATACCAGCTTTTCTATACATGTATTACCTCATGAGTGGATGCTACTACACACATTGTGTATGCTTATTTAATGCTGCATGCTgctattttgtctttttacttGGATGTGTTCTTCCCTCTTTACTTAACATGTTagttatttattctatttagcGTTTGAACTGCACTGTCCGCTTTGCTGCAACAATGCAAATGATCCCCGCTGTGGGACGAATGAAGAACATCTGATTCTAATAAAGGTATACTGAATGAGTGAACGTGCACGCAACTGTCGCTCAATAATTTAGTCATTTAATAAAACTTGGGATGAATCTCaattatttatgtatgtgtgtttgtttacctcctGGACGGTCGGCTGCTGTAAAGGCGACGGCGGCTGGACTTGAGGTCGCGGCCGCGGAGCTGgaatctgctgctgctgttgttgttgttgttgttgttgttgttgtggagtCTGTTGTTGGTGCTGATGTTGCCGATGGTGCAGCTGATTGGGCGCTATAGGTTGGTAGGGTTGAGGCTGTGTGTATGTCTGCGGGGGCCTGGCGGTGTCCCTCTGCTGTGAGTGGTGGCCTTGGTGGTGGTTGTGGTTGTGGTTGTGTTGGGGCGGCTGTTGGTGGTAATTCTGAGGAGGGGGAGCTCTGGATGACTCGGCTCTCGGTGGACTGACCGGTTCCCGAACTGGAACGTAGCGGGACGGCGACTCAGAGACCGACTGAGCGGGGGAGTGAGGGGAAGACTGAGAgaaggaaacagaaagaaaggatATTTTTTGAAACTCAGCCGACATGTTATTCTGACGATACATTATTCAGGATGTGGGCATTAATCCAACACCAGAAGAAATGAGAGCAGGGATGTACGTCATGTTGTAAAACTTCCCAGAAGCCATTCAATCTAATTGAATTACTGCAGACCTGAACTCCTCTGGCAATATCACTTTAATGCAGCCTTAAAGGTATAGTACAACACTTCAGGAGAGAAACATAAATGGAAATGGCACTAAGACATATCCAGAAATATGTCTTAATATTATTAGAGATATAACAATTGATCATTTCCATCCCACAGCTAGAAAGGAAGTACATTAGCATATTCCCTAAAATTAAATATCAAGGAAAACACCAGGAATGTAAACAGTCTCAGATCATCTTGCTGCTTCCTCGGAGATATATTCTATTAAACCTCTGAAGAGTAAAAGTCACTCACATGTCCCGCTGTGGTCTGCAGTGGGTACCCCTCCTCCGTGGGGCTGACCTCCTGCCTCATCACCCATATGGGCTCCACGGGGCGGTCCGGTGTGTAGGGGGAGCGCAGCGCCTTCGTCTTCACCTCCTCAATCGCCTCCTTAATGTCTTTAATCGCCAGGGTGATGGCGTCTCCGGATCCCCTCATAACTTCTTCCCCTTGGAGGCCAACCACCGCATTCCTCTCCTCCTGGGTCTCCCCCGAGCTGCTCTGCCCAGACGAGGGGCTCTTGGCCTGGGTTTCTGCTTGCCTGGGGGCCTGCCTGCGACTCTTGGGCAGAGGACTTTGATTGGCGGCGTCCCCTTCACCATCAGACTGCCCGTCGTAGTGGTGCAGGCGGCATCCGACAGAGCGGTCCAGAGGGGAGGGATGAGAAGCTCGGCCCTGCCACGGAGCATAATGGGAGCTCTTGGTGGGGGAGGACGGAGCCCCTTTTTGTACATTCTCCTGTCTATGGCTGATAAAGGGGGTCTCCTGCTGGGCCTCTTTACACTCTGTCCTCCAACCAGATTGCCTGCGAGGCTCTCTGTGTAACTCGGGATAGGATGTCTTGAGAGGCTCGGGGAAAGAGTTGGGGTGGGATTTTGGCTCCGAGTACGACTCGTAGACCGGCTCTTGGTATGTTTTTTGGTGGGACTCCGTATAAAAGTCTGCATAGGTTTTAGGATAAGAGCTGAATTGAGGTGGCGAGCCCGACTCGGAGCAATCATCGTCTTCGTCTTCGGGGAGCAGGTCGTTGTAGGGCAGGGGACTCATGCCAGCGTCCTCGCTGAAGTGGTCTATCTGGGGGAAAGGTGGGAGATctggggaggaaggaggagtcGGGGACTGGAGTGGCGGGGGGCTGTGGAGAGGTCCGTCCATACTGAGCGAGCCGGCGCTCTCCGTGTCTGAGCACAGATCGGTGATTTCACTTCCCTGAGCTGCGATGTCCTCTGGTACATCGTCCATCTCTTCCACCTGATCCTCCTCGACCTCATCGGAGCGCTCCTCTAACCCGTCCTCGACCGCCTGAGTCTCCTCGCGGCTGCAGATGGAGTGACTTGGGGTTGAGGAGATGTCTTCGTCATCCTCCGCCTGTTCTTGCTCTCCATCCTGTGCCTGGATCTCCTCTGGTTTCCCTTCACACTCCACTGAAGGCTCCTGGAGATCTTCTTCTGCCTCAGCAGGAGGAGTATCTGGGAGGCGAGGTTGCATGTTTAGTGTTGCAGGAGCAGGTGAGAGGTGGGTGGGGGGGACCACAGCAATGGGAGTTTGGTGAGGAGGTCCCCTGTCTGGCAGTTGGTTGATGGATACAGGATCTCCTAATGAGCATTGCTGCCCCTGCACCTCTGCtggactctctctctcctccgcATTAGGTGAAGACTCCTgcatgtctctgattggctgcctcTGTCTTTGCCCCCTGAGTCTGGGGTTAGGGTCTCCATGACGGCGGTAACGGGTGACAGCAGGGCGAGCTTGCTGGACGGGACGAGGTTCAACGTCTCGATTGTCCTCCCCGTTTGGACTGGTGGGAACCAGCGACGGGACCAGACCGGGACTGTGAGCCTGGCTCCCCCCTGATGGAGGCCGCCGGCGATGCCGAGGGGCCCCTCGAGCGCTGGGTGCATGGTGGTGGTGAGGAGgctgatgatgatggtggtgatggggATTCGGTTCCCCGTCCTGGTTGAGCATCTGACATGGCCTCCAGGAGCGACGTACAGGAGCTTCTCCGGGTGACGTCCCATTGGGCTGCCTGCTCCTCGGGGGCACCTTGTGTTCCTCACCTGACTCCCCGGTCGCCTCTCCCTGATACTTGTGGCTCATGGCTGGGTTCTGATCAGAACATGCTCCTCTTGTCTCCAGGAAATCTCCACTTAAAGCAAAGCctggcagagacagagaaaggatAGAAGAGGAGAGGAACGGTTCAATGACTCTCAAAACTCTTTCCAATGTAAAGATATCCTAGAACACCGTTCACTGTTGACATGTAGACAGCTAAAAAGGTAAATACCCCGCCACCAAGGTCACAGTTTTGCGTCATcttgacaaaaaacacttttttcccaTCACGTATTGAAAGTTGACATGATGGCTAATGAAGCCCCCAGCCCAGACATATCTCTATctgagataacacacacacaaagaggatATATTACAGGGATGTCGGCTATCAGACCTGGGACTCCCTGTCTGTATATTGCTAATAGTAAAACCCTAAATCCTCTGGGATCCATGTGTGTGAAGTGCACTTTAATCTGTACCACGTTCAGCAGGAGCTGGCAGATGGCAcaggaggggaaagagaggagaatgaggaagaggaggatgaggatgatggAGGGCAGAAGGACAAGGAGGGACATCTCTCTGGTTATGTTTCAGATAGGACCTGACAGAGAGGAATAGACAGGGCAGTGATCTGAATAATAAAGGCCCTCTGTGAGTGAGAAGCCCAGTTTTGATATTCATTTAATATGAC
Coding sequences within:
- the LOC134868163 gene encoding amyloid-beta A4 precursor protein-binding family A member 1-like, whose protein sequence is MSHKYQGEATGESGEEHKVPPRSRQPNGTSPGEAPVRRSWRPCQMLNQDGEPNPHHHHHHQPPHHHHAPSARGAPRHRRRPPSGGSQAHSPGLVPSLVPTSPNGEDNRDVEPRPVQQARPAVTRYRRHGDPNPRLRGQRQRQPIRDMQESSPNAEERESPAEVQGQQCSLGDPVSINQLPDRGPPHQTPIAVVPPTHLSPAPATLNMQPRLPDTPPAEAEEDLQEPSVECEGKPEEIQAQDGEQEQAEDDEDISSTPSHSICSREETQAVEDGLEERSDEVEEDQVEEMDDVPEDIAAQGSEITDLCSDTESAGSLSMDGPLHSPPPLQSPTPPSSPDLPPFPQIDHFSEDAGMSPLPYNDLLPEDEDDDCSESGSPPQFSSYPKTYADFYTESHQKTYQEPVYESYSEPKSHPNSFPEPLKTSYPELHREPRRQSGWRTECKEAQQETPFISHRQENVQKGAPSSPTKSSHYAPWQGRASHPSPLDRSVGCRLHHYDGQSDGEGDAANQSPLPKSRRQAPRQAETQAKSPSSGQSSSGETQEERNAVVGLQGEEVMRGSGDAITLAIKDIKEAIEEVKTKALRSPYTPDRPVEPIWVMRQEVSPTEEGYPLQTTAGHSSPHSPAQSVSESPSRYVPVREPVSPPRAESSRAPPPQNYHQQPPQHNHNHNHHQGHHSQQRDTARPPQTYTQPQPYQPIAPNQLHHRQHQHQQQTPQQQQQQQQQQQQQIPAPRPRPQVQPPSPLQQPTVQELRRSLPSFPTFVDVPGPCDPDDLIDGIIFAATYLGCTHLLSERTPTKSARMQQAQEAMSRVRAAQKQAKNRKKSPDSEAPSTAEVDLFMSTQRIKVLNADTQESLMDLPLRTISYIADIGNMVVLMARGKMVRSRSAQDNLDQAAEQTTMSPDDRRLYRMICHVFESEDAQLIAQSIGQSFSVAYQEFLRANGIDPEDLSQREYSDLLNTQDMYNDDLIHFSKSENCRDVYIEKQKGEILGVVIVESGWGSILPTVIIASMMHAGPAEKSSRLNIGDQIMTINGTSLVGLPLSTCQSIIKGLKSQSRIKLNIVRCPPVTMVLIRRPDLRYQLGFSVQNGIICSLMRGGIAERGGVRVGHRIIEINSQSVVATPHEKIVQILSNAMGEIHMKTMPAAMYRLLTAQEQPVYI